A part of Saccharomonospora amisosensis genomic DNA contains:
- the alaS gene encoding alanine--tRNA ligase, with translation METHEINKRFLDYFEKHGHTRVPSASLILDDPTLLFVNAGMVQFKPYFLGEVPPPYPRATSVQKCVRTGDIDEVGKTTRHNTFFQMAGNFSFGDYFKEGAIERAWELITSSQDEGGFGFDPDRLWATVYEHDAETAALWREVAGLPSERIQFRGAEDNYWDMGVPGPGGPCSEIYYDRGPEFGREGGPVVDEDRYLEIWNLVFMQDIRGEGSPKKGHPVVGELPRKNIDTGMGVERVAYLLQGVANVYETDLVRPVIARAEEFSGRRYGADHADDVRFRVIADHARSGAMLIADGVTPGNEARGYVLRRLLRRIVRSVRLLGVHEPVLPEFAAVVRDAMAPSYPEVARDFDRISDVMRVEEETFLATLTSGSRIFDLAAEETRRSGGTMLAGDKAFQLHDTYGFPIDLTLEMAEEQGLSVDEQGFRTLMEQQRQRAKADAAARKTGRGDLSAYRKVLEQHGETEFLGYTDLQATARVIALLEDGRPAAVVGEGHTAELVLDRTPFYAESGGQIADTGVLVGHGVELNVLDVQKLVPGLFVHRVEVVGGEVALDTELVASVDATRRSAIARSHSATHLVHAAVRGAYDRRAAQAGSLNSPGRMRFDFTTPGSVSADLLTSVEEEVNDYLQSDVEVQAYTTTKDKALELGAIALFGEKYGDRVRVVDMGDYSRELCGGTHVGRIGELGLVKLVSDASIGSGVHRVEALVGTDALRHVRKEQLLVSQLAGTLKVPTEQLPGRIEDVLTRLRNAEKEIERLRTQQVLGSAGSLAERARDVDGIAVVAEKLDGDVDAGALRALTGEVRNRLGSRPGVVALFAPSGEKVSFVVATTAAARDKGLAAGKLVPSFAQAVGGRGGGKADMAQGGGTNPAGVEQAIGALRGAVAAG, from the coding sequence GTGGAAACACACGAGATCAACAAGCGGTTTCTTGACTACTTCGAAAAGCACGGTCACACCAGGGTTCCCAGCGCCTCGCTGATCCTGGACGACCCGACCCTGCTGTTCGTCAACGCGGGCATGGTGCAGTTCAAGCCGTACTTCCTCGGCGAGGTGCCGCCGCCCTACCCTCGCGCCACCAGCGTGCAGAAATGCGTGCGCACCGGCGACATCGACGAGGTCGGCAAGACCACCCGGCACAACACGTTCTTCCAGATGGCGGGCAACTTCTCCTTCGGCGACTACTTCAAGGAGGGCGCCATCGAGCGAGCCTGGGAACTGATCACCAGCTCCCAGGACGAGGGCGGGTTCGGGTTCGACCCCGACCGGCTGTGGGCCACCGTCTACGAGCACGACGCCGAGACCGCCGCGCTGTGGCGCGAGGTCGCGGGCCTGCCGTCGGAACGCATCCAGTTCCGTGGCGCCGAGGACAACTACTGGGACATGGGGGTGCCTGGCCCCGGTGGGCCGTGCTCGGAGATCTACTACGACCGCGGTCCCGAGTTCGGCAGGGAGGGCGGCCCCGTCGTGGACGAGGACCGCTACCTCGAGATCTGGAACCTCGTGTTCATGCAGGACATCCGAGGCGAGGGCAGCCCGAAGAAGGGCCACCCGGTCGTCGGTGAGCTGCCGAGGAAGAACATCGACACCGGCATGGGGGTGGAGCGGGTCGCCTACCTGCTGCAAGGTGTCGCCAACGTGTACGAGACCGACCTGGTGCGGCCGGTGATCGCGCGGGCGGAGGAGTTCTCAGGGCGCCGCTACGGGGCCGACCACGCCGACGACGTTCGCTTCCGGGTCATCGCCGACCACGCCCGTTCCGGCGCCATGCTCATCGCCGACGGCGTCACCCCCGGCAACGAGGCGAGAGGGTACGTGCTGCGCAGGCTGCTGCGCCGTATCGTGCGCTCGGTGCGGTTGCTCGGGGTGCACGAGCCCGTACTGCCGGAGTTCGCCGCGGTGGTGCGTGACGCCATGGCACCGTCCTACCCGGAGGTGGCGCGCGACTTCGACCGCATCAGCGACGTGATGCGCGTGGAGGAGGAGACCTTCCTTGCCACTCTCACCAGCGGTTCGCGCATCTTCGACCTGGCCGCCGAGGAGACCCGCCGCTCCGGTGGCACGATGCTGGCGGGCGACAAGGCCTTCCAACTGCACGACACCTACGGTTTCCCCATCGACCTGACGCTGGAGATGGCCGAAGAGCAGGGCCTTTCGGTCGACGAGCAAGGCTTCCGCACGCTGATGGAGCAGCAGCGGCAGCGTGCCAAGGCCGACGCGGCCGCCCGCAAGACCGGCCGGGGCGACCTCTCCGCCTACCGCAAGGTGCTGGAGCAACACGGGGAGACCGAGTTCCTCGGTTACACCGACCTGCAGGCAACAGCCAGGGTCATCGCGCTGCTGGAGGACGGTCGGCCCGCCGCCGTGGTCGGTGAGGGACACACGGCGGAGTTGGTGCTCGACCGCACCCCGTTCTACGCCGAAAGCGGTGGCCAGATCGCCGACACCGGCGTGCTCGTCGGCCACGGTGTCGAGCTGAATGTGCTGGACGTGCAGAAGCTGGTGCCCGGCCTGTTCGTGCACCGGGTCGAGGTGGTCGGCGGCGAGGTCGCGCTGGACACCGAGCTGGTCGCCTCCGTGGACGCCACCCGCAGATCCGCCATCGCGCGCTCGCACTCGGCCACTCACCTGGTGCACGCCGCTGTGCGCGGCGCGTACGACAGGCGCGCGGCGCAGGCAGGTTCGCTCAACTCCCCCGGCCGGATGCGGTTCGACTTCACCACCCCCGGCTCCGTGTCGGCCGACCTGCTGACCTCGGTGGAGGAGGAGGTCAACGACTACCTGCAAAGCGACGTCGAGGTGCAGGCCTACACCACCACCAAGGACAAGGCGCTGGAGCTGGGCGCCATCGCGTTGTTCGGCGAGAAGTACGGCGACAGGGTGCGCGTGGTCGACATGGGCGACTACTCCCGCGAACTGTGCGGCGGGACGCATGTCGGTCGTATCGGCGAGCTGGGACTGGTGAAGCTGGTCAGTGACGCCTCGATCGGTTCGGGAGTGCACCGCGTGGAGGCCCTTGTCGGCACCGACGCGCTGCGGCATGTGCGTAAGGAGCAGCTGCTGGTTTCGCAGCTCGCGGGCACGCTCAAGGTCCCTACCGAACAACTGCCAGGCCGGATCGAGGATGTGCTCACCCGGTTGCGCAACGCGGAGAAGGAGATCGAGCGGCTGCGCACGCAGCAGGTGCTCGGGTCGGCGGGTTCGCTGGCCGAGCGGGCGCGAGACGTCGATGGCATCGCTGTCGTGGCCGAGAAGCTCGACGGCGACGTCGACGCGGGCGCTCTTCGCGCGCTCACCGGAGAGGTCCGCAACCGGCTGGGTTCACGGCCGGGTGTGGTTGCGCTGTTCGCGCCGTCGGGTGAGAAGGTCAGCTTCGTCGTCGCCACCACGGCGGCGGCGCGGGACAAGGGCCTTGCCGCGGGCAAGCTGGTGCCGTCATTCGCCCAGGCTGTCGGCGGTCGCGGTGGCGGCAAGGCGGACATGGCGCAGGGCGGTGGCACCAACCCCGCCGGCGTCGAGCAGGCCATCGGCGCGCTGCGAGGCGCCGTAGCGGCAGGGTGA
- the ruvX gene encoding Holliday junction resolvase RuvX → MSDIRPDRPGEDDPGVGRRLAVDVGSVRVGVALSDPAPILATPLVTLSRDADDDSDLDELARIVTENEVVEVIVGLPRTLADRHGAAAATAADYAERLAGRIAPVAVRLADERLTTVSASRMLSQRGVKGRKQRAVVDQAAAVEILQGWLDARSAALARGETRR, encoded by the coding sequence GTGAGCGATATCCGCCCTGACCGCCCGGGTGAGGACGACCCGGGGGTCGGTCGCAGGCTTGCCGTCGACGTGGGTTCCGTGCGGGTCGGTGTCGCGCTGAGCGATCCCGCTCCGATCCTCGCGACACCGCTCGTTACCCTGTCGCGTGATGCGGACGACGACAGCGATCTCGACGAGTTGGCCCGGATTGTCACCGAGAATGAGGTGGTCGAGGTGATCGTGGGACTGCCGAGAACGCTGGCCGACCGGCACGGCGCCGCCGCGGCGACGGCCGCCGACTACGCCGAACGCCTCGCGGGTCGGATCGCGCCGGTCGCGGTCCGGCTGGCCGACGAGCGGCTCACCACCGTCAGCGCCAGCCGGATGCTGTCGCAGCGCGGTGTCAAGGGCCGCAAGCAGCGCGCGGTCGTGGACCAGGCCGCGGCGGTGGAGATCCTGCAGGGCTGGCTGGACGCCAGGAGCGCCGCATTGGCGAGGGGGGAGACCCGACGATGA